The following are encoded together in the Flavobacterium sp. TR2 genome:
- a CDS encoding AI-2E family transporter: MTRPITLPFYAKLSFILVTLICFAFIFCIGKDILTPILMAFLFAVLLLPIFTFLNTKFKFPRHLAAIVCLIIFISVIVGILVFISYQVTYMANDFDTIKKNANSFILEIHKFIRENFQVSIGDQKKYLDSVTKDSVKTGQAKLGSFIISVSDVLLDSMIIIVYTFLFLIYKEHFKLFFAKLIKQENHSVLQDILSQIKVSINNYIVSLIIEMIVVSVLTSLGLWIIGIKYFILLGLITGILNLIPYIGITIAGIITILASLTGSGETSVILGILIVNIIVQFIDNNLLVPLIINSKVEINAFVSIMGIIVGGAAAGVAGMFLAIPLLAILKIIFDRIESLSAWGYLMGNHVPRKFVWRKRKVTTEN; the protein is encoded by the coding sequence ATGACTCGGCCCATAACATTACCCTTTTATGCAAAACTTTCTTTTATACTGGTTACCTTAATTTGTTTTGCATTTATTTTTTGCATCGGAAAAGATATTCTTACGCCCATCTTAATGGCATTTCTTTTTGCTGTTTTACTGCTTCCGATTTTTACTTTTTTAAACACAAAATTTAAATTTCCGAGGCATCTCGCAGCAATAGTCTGCCTCATTATTTTTATATCTGTCATTGTCGGAATTTTGGTTTTTATCTCTTACCAAGTGACTTATATGGCAAATGACTTTGATACCATTAAGAAAAATGCCAACTCTTTTATTCTTGAAATTCATAAATTTATAAGGGAGAATTTCCAGGTAAGCATAGGAGACCAGAAAAAATATCTGGATTCGGTTACCAAAGATTCTGTCAAAACGGGTCAGGCAAAACTAGGCTCGTTTATAATTTCTGTAAGCGATGTTCTCTTAGACAGCATGATTATTATTGTCTATACTTTTCTGTTTTTAATTTATAAAGAACATTTCAAATTATTTTTTGCCAAATTGATCAAACAGGAAAATCATTCCGTTTTGCAGGATATTTTATCTCAGATCAAAGTTTCGATCAACAACTATATTGTAAGCCTAATTATCGAAATGATCGTAGTCTCTGTGCTTACCAGCTTAGGTTTGTGGATTATCGGCATCAAATATTTCATTCTGCTCGGATTAATTACAGGAATTTTGAATCTGATTCCCTACATCGGAATTACGATTGCAGGAATTATTACCATTCTGGCTTCATTGACAGGATCTGGAGAAACATCTGTAATTCTCGGAATTTTAATTGTAAATATTATTGTTCAGTTTATTGACAATAATCTTCTTGTTCCTTTAATTATTAATTCTAAAGTAGAAATAAATGCTTTTGTTTCTATTATGGGAATTATAGTTGGAGGCGCCGCAGCAGGAGTTGCCGGAATGTTTCTGGCTATCCCTCTTTTGGCTATTTTGAAAATTATTTTTGATCGAATTGAATCGCTTTCCGCTTGGGGTTATCTTATGGGCAATCACGTTCCGAGAAAATTTGTATGGCGAAAAAGAAAAGTCACAACAGAAAATTAA
- a CDS encoding DUF3667 domain-containing protein, with protein sequence MEITCKNCHQIFKGHYCSNCGQPAETHKINAHFLWHDIQHGLLHFDKGILYSLKQLFTRPGHSIREFIEGKRVRHFKPLSLVVVLATLYGFMCHYFEINFFKNSSSEYLDYDHLNEWFATHFSWVTIATIPFYTIGTYAVFRNQGYNFVEFFVLNTFKASQRLFVQILMFPVLLYLNKTNHIQQFSNITYAIGLILIFWTNIQFFNKLSKTKAFLLSILSHIIFFISFFAFLTIVFLLSGKFS encoded by the coding sequence ATGGAGATAACGTGCAAAAACTGCCATCAGATTTTTAAAGGTCATTATTGCAGCAATTGCGGACAGCCCGCAGAAACACACAAGATAAACGCTCATTTTTTATGGCACGATATTCAGCACGGTTTATTGCATTTTGACAAAGGAATTCTGTACTCTTTAAAACAATTGTTTACCAGACCTGGCCATTCTATCCGTGAATTTATTGAAGGCAAAAGAGTTCGTCACTTTAAACCTTTATCTCTTGTTGTAGTTTTGGCAACGCTTTACGGCTTTATGTGCCACTATTTTGAAATTAATTTTTTCAAAAATTCATCAAGCGAGTATCTAGATTATGATCATTTGAATGAATGGTTTGCAACTCATTTTTCTTGGGTTACAATTGCGACAATTCCGTTTTACACCATAGGAACGTACGCAGTTTTTAGAAATCAAGGATACAATTTTGTAGAGTTTTTTGTGCTTAATACATTTAAGGCTTCTCAGAGGCTTTTTGTTCAGATTTTAATGTTTCCTGTTTTGCTATATCTAAACAAAACAAATCATATACAGCAATTCTCAAATATAACTTATGCTATAGGTTTGATTTTAATATTCTGGACTAATATTCAGTTTTTCAACAAACTATCAAAAACAAAGGCTTTTTTACTGTCTATTTTAAGCCATATCATATTTTTCATTTCGTTTTTTGCTTTCTTAACGATTGTGTTTTTATTGAGCGGAAAGTTTTCTTAA
- a CDS encoding geranylgeranylglycerol-phosphate geranylgeranyltransferase produces the protein MKFLKLIRYKNLLMLAFMQLLFRYAFLKQQEIPLALSDWQYGLLVLSTVLLAAAGYVINNIYDVGTDSINKPNDVVVGKGITETAAYNIYIGLNISGVAIGFILSNIIMRPTFASLFILIASLLYFYATTLKQIMILGNFVVALLLAVSVLIIGVFDIFPATTNENQAQMASLFSILIDYALFAFMINFIREIIKDIEDVNGDYNMGMNTLPVAIGVKRAAKIALGFAIIAFILSGLYCNTYFMQNKLYFAVFYAFITVLAPLLYFIVKIFDAKSQKDFHHLSTILKLILFFGILSILVIALNIKYNA, from the coding sequence ATGAAATTCCTCAAACTCATTCGTTATAAAAACCTTTTAATGCTTGCTTTTATGCAGCTGCTTTTTCGTTATGCCTTTTTAAAACAGCAGGAAATTCCGCTTGCGCTGTCTGACTGGCAATACGGACTGCTCGTTTTAAGCACTGTTTTACTGGCTGCTGCAGGTTACGTTATCAATAATATTTATGATGTTGGAACCGATAGCATCAACAAACCTAATGATGTTGTTGTCGGAAAAGGAATTACAGAAACGGCCGCCTATAACATTTATATCGGTTTGAATATTTCTGGAGTTGCAATCGGGTTTATTCTTTCAAACATCATAATGAGGCCAACTTTTGCTTCACTTTTTATTCTAATCGCATCGCTCCTATATTTTTATGCAACGACACTAAAACAAATCATGATTTTAGGCAATTTTGTTGTAGCGCTGCTTTTGGCTGTGAGCGTTCTAATTATTGGAGTTTTTGATATTTTTCCGGCCACCACTAACGAAAATCAGGCTCAGATGGCAAGTCTTTTCTCTATCCTGATCGATTATGCGCTATTTGCTTTTATGATTAATTTTATTCGAGAGATTATAAAAGACATTGAAGATGTAAATGGCGATTATAATATGGGAATGAACACGCTGCCTGTCGCAATTGGCGTAAAACGAGCGGCAAAAATAGCATTAGGTTTTGCCATTATCGCATTTATTCTATCTGGCCTTTACTGCAATACCTATTTTATGCAGAATAAGCTATATTTTGCTGTTTTTTATGCTTTTATCACTGTTTTGGCCCCTTTATTATATTTTATTGTAAAAATATTTGACGCTAAATCTCAAAAAGATTTTCATCATTTAAGCACTATCTTAAAACTCATTCTGTTCTTCGGAATTTTATCCATTCTGGTTATTGCCTTAAATATCAAATACAATGCTTAA
- a CDS encoding HAD family hydrolase — MAKSYKELMNDITTFVFDVDGVLTDSSVFVTNEGEMLRTMNIRDGFAMKAAIESGYHVCIISGGSNEGVRIRLRNLGITDIHLGTPDKVKTFTAYTETHAIKPENVLYMGDDIPDYHVMKLVGLPTCPQDASPEIKNICRYISHVKGGRGAVRDVIEQVMKVQGKWMEYFNGQHD, encoded by the coding sequence ATGGCAAAAAGTTATAAAGAATTAATGAATGACATCACAACCTTTGTTTTTGATGTAGACGGCGTACTTACAGACAGTTCTGTTTTTGTAACCAATGAAGGTGAAATGTTAAGAACAATGAATATCCGTGATGGTTTTGCGATGAAAGCGGCAATTGAAAGCGGATATCATGTATGCATTATTTCTGGCGGAAGCAATGAAGGCGTACGCATACGTCTTCGCAATTTGGGCATTACAGACATCCATTTAGGAACTCCAGATAAAGTAAAAACTTTTACAGCATATACTGAAACTCATGCTATTAAACCTGAAAATGTTTTATATATGGGAGATGATATACCTGATTATCATGTCATGAAATTAGTTGGGCTTCCAACCTGTCCTCAAGATGCAAGCCCTGAAATTAAAAATATTTGCCGTTACATTTCGCACGTAAAAGGCGGACGCGGCGCTGTAAGAGACGTTATCGAGCAGGTAATGAAAGTACAAGGAAAATGGATGGAGTACTTTAACGGACAACACGATTAA
- a CDS encoding DoxX family protein — translation MTGTLLLRIAMAIILLTHSVFGMFNNGINDFGNLFLNQIGFAPYGVFLAWSIKLSHVAAAILLLANRYVKLAGFVTIFVLMMGIILVHFKEGWFVVGGGRNGVEYNFLLIIVLLAIMFPDGISRKQSNS, via the coding sequence ATGACAGGAACCTTACTTTTAAGAATTGCTATGGCTATTATTCTTCTTACCCATTCCGTTTTTGGAATGTTTAATAATGGCATAAACGATTTTGGAAATCTTTTTCTAAATCAGATCGGTTTTGCTCCTTATGGCGTGTTTCTTGCCTGGAGCATCAAATTGTCTCATGTTGCAGCAGCAATACTTCTGCTTGCCAATAGATACGTTAAACTTGCTGGTTTTGTTACCATTTTTGTTCTTATGATGGGCATTATTCTAGTACATTTCAAAGAAGGCTGGTTTGTTGTAGGCGGCGGAAGAAACGGTGTCGAATATAATTTTCTCCTGATAATTGTTTTATTAGCAATTATGTTCCCTGATGGCATCTCAAGAAAACAAAGCAATTCATAA
- a CDS encoding Maf-like protein, with translation MLKEKLKKYKIILASGSPRRQQFFKDLDLDFEIRLKDIEEIYPPELKAAEITDYLAELKASAFEGELKENEILVTSDTIVWHQNKALGKPKNAEEAFAMIKSMSNATHDVITSVCFKTAHSSTLLHDITKVTFNDLSDEAILYYIENYKPYDKAGAYGIQEWFGFMAVAKVEGSYTNVMGLPTAKVYEFLTTLV, from the coding sequence ATGCTTAAAGAAAAATTAAAAAAATATAAAATCATTCTAGCTTCGGGATCGCCTCGCAGACAGCAGTTTTTTAAGGATTTAGATTTAGATTTTGAAATTCGCTTAAAAGATATTGAGGAAATTTATCCGCCTGAATTGAAAGCTGCTGAAATTACCGATTATCTTGCCGAATTGAAAGCTAGTGCGTTTGAAGGAGAACTGAAAGAAAACGAAATTTTGGTTACAAGTGACACTATTGTTTGGCACCAGAATAAAGCTTTAGGAAAACCCAAAAATGCCGAAGAAGCATTTGCAATGATCAAATCGATGTCCAATGCCACTCACGATGTAATAACTTCGGTTTGTTTTAAAACTGCCCACTCCTCTACTCTATTGCATGATATTACCAAAGTAACATTCAACGATCTATCAGACGAAGCGATTTTGTATTATATCGAAAATTACAAACCTTATGATAAAGCTGGCGCGTATGGAATTCAGGAATGGTTTGGTTTTATGGCAGTTGCAAAAGTAGAAGGTTCTTATACCAACGTTATGGGACTTCCGACAGCCAAAGTTTATGAATTTTTGACTACATTAGTGTAA
- a CDS encoding Rossmann-like and DUF2520 domain-containing protein — translation MIQITIIGSGNVAQHLIKAFSASKIVEIKQVFSRKKEPLQHLINDEKIITDLSQLQTADLHIISVSDNAIPEVSEQLPFNNQLVVHTSGTSSIEFLNPKNRRGVFYPLQTFSKSKELDYSVVPFCLEAENTADFKLLETVAKSVSTAVYSISSEQRKALHVAAVFVSNFTNHLYQMGQEICEENQVPFAILRPLIQETADKINTLNPIDAQTGPAIRHDSSTINAHLAFLQDENKKNIYKILTQSIQHNGKKL, via the coding sequence ATGATTCAGATAACAATAATCGGTTCCGGCAACGTTGCGCAGCATTTGATAAAGGCTTTTTCTGCCAGCAAAATTGTTGAAATCAAACAGGTTTTTTCGAGAAAGAAAGAACCCCTTCAGCATTTAATTAATGATGAAAAAATCATAACCGATTTAAGCCAATTGCAAACAGCTGATTTACATATTATTTCAGTTTCAGACAATGCTATTCCAGAAGTTTCAGAACAGCTTCCGTTTAACAACCAGCTAGTGGTTCATACCTCAGGAACATCTTCAATTGAGTTTCTAAACCCCAAAAATCGTCGAGGCGTATTTTATCCGCTGCAGACATTTTCTAAGAGCAAAGAATTAGATTATTCTGTAGTGCCTTTCTGTCTTGAAGCAGAAAACACAGCCGATTTTAAACTTTTAGAAACCGTTGCAAAGAGTGTTTCTACTGCGGTATATTCAATCAGCTCCGAACAGCGAAAAGCACTTCATGTAGCCGCGGTTTTTGTGAGCAATTTTACGAATCATTTATACCAAATGGGACAGGAAATCTGTGAAGAGAATCAAGTTCCTTTTGCTATTTTAAGGCCTTTAATTCAGGAAACCGCTGATAAAATAAATACTCTCAATCCTATTGACGCCCAAACAGGGCCAGCCATACGCCATGATTCAAGTACGATTAATGCGCATTTGGCTTTTTTACAAGACGAAAACAAAAAAAATATCTATAAAATCCTAACACAATCTATACAGCATAATGGCAAAAAGTTATAA
- the ccsA gene encoding cytochrome c biogenesis protein CcsA gives MDKKIFSFLFSTRLMAVLFLAFAIAMGVGTFIESKYNTDTARILIYNTWWFEAIMAIFMINFFGNIKKYQLHKKEKWATLILHLAFVFIILGAFITRYISYEGMMPIREGAAENQIYSDKTFLTIFADGEYKGEMKRRVFEKSLLLSPATNNDFSISGKFDETPFEVTYSNYIMGAKEVVKPDPNGTLYLKLVEAGAGGREEHYLKEGEVQNIHNVLFALNKQTDGAININTTGKEYTIQTPFEGEFMRMADQFKGKVTKDNVQPLMMRSLYSIGDIRIVFPEPPLKGKVDYESNNDFKAKSHTDALVVKVKAEGQEKEVMLFGSKGQIGEPKTVKIGKVEYSLFYGSKAYVLPFKIRLNDFIADKYPGTEKSYSAFKSKVTVQDSTETFDADIFMNHVLDHKGYRFFQSSFDPDEKGTVLSVNHDFWGTNITYLGYFLLYIGLMAIMFTKHSRFGDLKRKLDAIQKKKEKLITILILLIGLNGFAQQTPHVHSHDHTHDHAHSADPNDHANHVTAPPSQKQLDSLLTIYKAPESHAAKFGRLIIQDAGGRMKPINTFSSELLRKVSHKDTYNGMNSDQVFLSMTQYAQVWIQIPLIYIKSGNDSIRKIIGIDSKDQYAPFVKFFDEQGNYKLSPYLDAAYKAANPNNFEKDFVETDKKVNLMESALSGRILKIFPVPNDPGNKWVSYLERDNAGFKGMDSTYVQQILPLYFSALNNGSIQKNFDTADNLVESINGFQKKFGAKVRPSEDKIDAEIAYNKYDVFKVLPYWYITASILMLMFTILNIFFEKKWLRITINGFHIIIGLLFGLHTLGLIARWYISGHAPWSNAYESIVYVAWSTMFFGLAFDRKSKLTVASSAFVTAMILMAAYMNWIDPEIANLQPVLNSYWLMIHVAVIVASYGPTALGMILGFVALLLIFFTNDKNKAKMDLHIKEVSYINEMALTIGLIMLTIGNFLGGQWANESWGRYWGWDPKETWALISIMVYAFVIHARFVPALRGKWFFNLMSMYAFVSILFTYYGVNFHLVGLHSYASGEAHSLNWIYYCLITISIIGAVTYPKYRKYYKTKKVKK, from the coding sequence ATGGATAAAAAAATATTCTCTTTTTTGTTTTCTACACGATTAATGGCCGTTCTTTTTTTAGCATTTGCAATTGCAATGGGTGTTGGAACTTTTATCGAAAGTAAATACAATACCGATACGGCTAGAATACTAATTTACAATACATGGTGGTTTGAGGCAATTATGGCCATCTTTATGATTAATTTCTTCGGAAATATCAAAAAATACCAACTGCATAAAAAAGAAAAATGGGCAACGCTAATATTACACCTTGCTTTTGTTTTTATCATTTTGGGAGCTTTTATTACGCGTTACATCAGTTATGAAGGAATGATGCCAATTCGCGAAGGCGCGGCAGAAAACCAAATATATTCAGATAAGACTTTTCTAACTATTTTCGCTGATGGCGAATATAAAGGCGAAATGAAGAGAAGAGTTTTCGAAAAAAGCCTTTTACTTTCTCCTGCGACAAACAATGATTTCAGCATTTCAGGAAAATTCGATGAAACTCCTTTTGAAGTTACGTATTCAAACTATATCATGGGAGCCAAAGAAGTGGTTAAGCCAGATCCAAATGGAACTTTATACCTTAAATTGGTTGAAGCCGGAGCTGGCGGACGTGAAGAACATTACCTAAAAGAAGGTGAAGTTCAAAATATCCACAATGTTCTATTTGCTTTAAATAAGCAGACAGATGGAGCAATCAATATTAATACAACTGGAAAAGAATACACGATTCAAACTCCTTTTGAGGGTGAGTTTATGCGAATGGCAGATCAGTTTAAAGGAAAAGTTACAAAAGATAATGTACAGCCTTTAATGATGCGCTCTTTATACAGCATTGGAGATATTAGAATTGTATTTCCAGAACCTCCATTGAAAGGTAAAGTGGATTACGAATCCAATAATGACTTTAAAGCAAAATCTCATACTGATGCTTTGGTTGTAAAAGTAAAAGCAGAAGGACAAGAAAAAGAAGTAATGCTTTTTGGTTCTAAAGGACAAATTGGAGAACCAAAAACAGTGAAAATAGGTAAGGTTGAGTATTCTTTATTCTACGGAAGTAAAGCTTATGTTTTACCATTTAAAATTCGTTTAAACGATTTTATTGCAGATAAATATCCAGGAACAGAAAAGAGTTATTCTGCTTTTAAAAGTAAAGTAACCGTTCAAGATTCTACAGAAACTTTTGATGCAGACATTTTTATGAACCATGTTTTGGATCATAAAGGCTACCGTTTCTTTCAATCTTCATTTGATCCAGACGAAAAAGGAACAGTTTTATCTGTAAACCATGATTTTTGGGGAACTAATATTACGTATTTAGGTTATTTTCTTTTATACATCGGTTTAATGGCTATTATGTTTACAAAACATTCTCGTTTCGGAGATTTGAAACGCAAACTTGATGCGATTCAGAAGAAAAAGGAAAAATTAATCACCATTTTAATTTTATTGATTGGTTTAAACGGTTTTGCACAGCAAACGCCTCATGTTCATTCACACGATCACACTCATGATCACGCGCATTCTGCAGATCCAAATGACCATGCAAATCATGTTACGGCTCCGCCTAGTCAGAAACAGTTAGATTCTTTATTGACTATTTATAAAGCGCCAGAGTCTCACGCGGCAAAATTTGGACGTTTGATTATTCAGGATGCTGGAGGTAGAATGAAGCCAATTAACACGTTTTCATCTGAGTTGCTTCGTAAAGTAAGCCATAAAGACACGTACAACGGAATGAATTCAGATCAAGTGTTTTTATCTATGACACAGTATGCTCAGGTTTGGATTCAGATACCATTAATTTATATTAAATCTGGAAACGATAGTATTCGTAAAATCATCGGAATTGATTCAAAAGATCAGTACGCTCCATTTGTAAAATTCTTTGATGAGCAAGGAAATTATAAATTATCTCCTTATTTAGATGCGGCATATAAAGCGGCAAATCCAAATAATTTTGAGAAAGATTTTGTCGAAACAGACAAGAAAGTAAACTTAATGGAATCTGCTTTAAGTGGCCGTATTTTAAAAATATTTCCTGTTCCAAATGATCCTGGAAACAAATGGGTTTCTTACTTAGAACGTGATAATGCAGGTTTTAAAGGAATGGATTCTACTTATGTTCAACAAATCCTTCCATTATATTTTAGTGCTTTAAACAATGGTTCAATTCAGAAAAACTTTGATACAGCTGATAATTTGGTAGAAAGCATTAATGGTTTCCAAAAGAAATTTGGAGCTAAAGTAAGGCCAAGCGAAGATAAAATTGATGCTGAGATCGCTTATAATAAGTATGATGTTTTCAAAGTATTGCCTTATTGGTACATTACAGCATCTATTCTTATGCTGATGTTTACTATTCTTAATATTTTCTTTGAGAAAAAGTGGCTTAGAATTACTATAAACGGTTTCCATATTATCATCGGATTGTTATTTGGGCTTCATACCTTAGGCTTAATTGCACGCTGGTATATTTCGGGTCACGCACCTTGGAGTAATGCTTACGAATCTATTGTATATGTGGCTTGGTCAACCATGTTCTTCGGATTGGCTTTTGATAGAAAATCGAAACTTACAGTGGCTTCATCAGCGTTTGTTACCGCAATGATTTTAATGGCGGCATACATGAACTGGATCGATCCAGAAATTGCAAACTTGCAGCCAGTTCTTAATTCTTATTGGCTAATGATTCACGTTGCAGTAATTGTAGCAAGTTATGGTCCGACTGCTTTAGGAATGATTTTAGGATTTGTGGCTCTTTTATTGATTTTCTTTACGAATGATAAAAACAAAGCCAAAATGGATCTGCATATCAAAGAAGTAAGTTACATCAACGAAATGGCTCTTACAATTGGTCTTATCATGCTTACAATTGGAAACTTCTTAGGAGGACAATGGGCAAACGAAAGCTGGGGACGTTACTGGGGTTGGGATCCAAAAGAAACTTGGGCTTTAATCTCAATTATGGTTTATGCCTTTGTAATTCACGCGCGTTTTGTTCCAGCATTAAGAGGAAAATGGTTCTTTAACTTAATGAGTATGTATGCTTTTGTATCAATCTTGTTTACTTATTACGGAGTAAACTTCCACTTAGTGGGGCTACACTCTTATGCAAGCGGTGAAGCACATTCGTTAAACTGGATTTATTATTGTTTGATAACAATTTCTATAATTGGAGCAGTTACTTATCCAAAATATAGAAAATACTATAAAACTAAAAAAGTAAAAAAATAA
- a CDS encoding mechanosensitive ion channel family protein, with product MFSFKEYSREIIATIILIGILIVLRMVIAKLIRRFAATSQLFEHRTNLVIKYINILMNILVVTILIIIWGVQTEDIFITISSIATVIGVAMFAQWSILSNITSGMVLFFSFPFRIGDTIKIHDKDFPIEAEIEDINTFHVSLKTKEGEKIIFPNNLLLQKGISIIPAKYEEREFFD from the coding sequence ATGTTTTCTTTTAAAGAGTATAGCCGCGAAATAATAGCCACAATCATTCTTATTGGAATTTTGATTGTGCTTCGTATGGTAATTGCCAAACTAATAAGACGATTTGCGGCTACAAGCCAATTGTTTGAACACCGAACCAATCTCGTTATAAAGTATATTAATATTTTGATGAATATACTTGTGGTGACGATCTTAATTATAATTTGGGGAGTTCAGACGGAAGATATTTTCATTACCATTTCTTCTATTGCAACTGTAATTGGTGTTGCCATGTTTGCGCAATGGTCTATTTTGAGCAATATCACTTCAGGAATGGTTTTATTTTTCTCTTTTCCTTTTCGAATTGGAGACACAATCAAAATACATGATAAAGATTTTCCTATTGAGGCTGAAATTGAAGATATTAATACCTTCCACGTAAGCTTAAAAACCAAAGAAGGCGAAAAAATTATTTTCCCTAACAATTTACTGCTGCAAAAAGGGATTTCTATTATTCCGGCAAAATACGAGGAACGTGAGTTTTTTGATTAA
- a CDS encoding anti-sigma factor, whose translation MEAQEYIESGILELYVYGLLSEKENLEIAEMAKKNPEMDQEIISIEKAVIALSSSFSPFHSVENFEKIKARLELKHGKVVEMKPASNWAQYVGWAAAVLLLLGLGYQTLELTKTKEAISTVGNEKNKIQREYAFLDQQNKETEKNLTIVRDIKNTGVTLGGQAVSPTSFAKVYWNKQTKTTYIDAAGLPAPPKGMVYQVWSLKLSPVLTPTSIGLLDNFEGNKQKIFAVNQTDSAEAFGITLEPAGGSPTPTMEQLYTLGKV comes from the coding sequence ATGGAAGCACAAGAATATATAGAATCAGGAATCTTAGAGCTGTACGTTTATGGCTTGCTAAGTGAAAAAGAAAATCTTGAAATAGCCGAAATGGCCAAAAAGAATCCAGAAATGGATCAGGAAATTATTTCGATAGAAAAAGCTGTGATTGCTCTTTCTTCAAGCTTCTCTCCTTTCCATTCTGTAGAGAATTTTGAGAAGATTAAAGCTCGCCTTGAACTGAAACACGGAAAAGTAGTCGAAATGAAGCCTGCTTCAAATTGGGCGCAATATGTGGGCTGGGCTGCAGCTGTACTTTTACTGTTAGGTTTAGGATACCAAACTTTAGAATTAACAAAAACCAAAGAAGCAATTTCTACTGTTGGGAATGAAAAGAATAAAATTCAAAGAGAATATGCCTTTTTAGATCAGCAGAATAAAGAAACTGAGAAAAACCTGACTATTGTAAGAGATATTAAAAATACTGGAGTAACCCTAGGCGGACAGGCTGTATCGCCAACATCTTTTGCAAAAGTATACTGGAATAAGCAGACTAAAACAACTTATATTGATGCTGCCGGTTTGCCAGCTCCTCCAAAAGGAATGGTCTATCAGGTATGGTCTTTAAAATTAAGTCCTGTTCTTACTCCAACAAGCATTGGCCTACTGGATAATTTTGAAGGAAACAAGCAGAAAATATTTGCTGTAAATCAAACCGATTCAGCAGAAGCTTTTGGAATCACTTTAGAGCCAGCTGGCGGAAGCCCAACTCCGACAATGGAACAGCTTTATACTTTAGGAAAAGTTTAA